Genomic window (Paenibacillus sp. PK3_47):
CATGACAGAAACCGCAATTGGCAAGAATATCAGTGATAGCGGACTCAATATGCAGAAGAAACTATCTCGTACGATTTTCCCGGGCCACCGGCGCAATATCTTTATTGGTGAAAAAATGGCCCTACAAGGCATCGCCGGCGTTATGGATCAATTCAGCAGAAATCCCCAGGTTCGTCCCCGCGCCAATATATTTGTCGTAAAAGACGGTACAGCCCAGAAAGCCATGAGTCTCGCCTATCAGCTTGAGATGAACCCCGCACTTGCCGTGCAGAAGATTCAAGAAAAAATGGGGGCTCCCATAGCGCGCTCCCTGATTGATTTTCTTATAGCTGTCAACGGGCCGGGATGTTCGGTCATGCCAACAGTCCATATAGTCCAGCCTGTAAAAACGGTGCAAACGGAAAATAAAAATGACAGCCCGCCTAAACCAACGCTCGAAATTGCCGGTTCCGCCATTTTTGACAAGGACCTCAAATTAAAAGGTTATCTCGACAGCGAAGAATATTGGCTTCGTCTTTGGATAACCGGAAATCTTCATCAAAAAGATGTGACAGGGACTTTGGAAGAAGCGCCGGCAGAGAACTACTCCTTATCGTTAGCTGAATTTAAAAAGAAGATCCGGTCAGACATACAGGGAGATAGAATCTTATTTAATGTGACGCTGCAAGGTGCAGGAACGCTGAACGAAAATAACACCACGCTGGATTTGTCCAAATCCTATAATGTTAAAAAGGTCGAGCGGGCCATGGAGTCAATTTTGTTGAGAAGGGTTGAAGAAGTGGTGGCCAAAGTGCAAAAAGACTACAAATGTGATGTCTTCGAACTAGGCGAAACGCTGCACCGCCAGCATCCGCAAAAATGGAAGAGCATCGAATCCGAATGGACGGAGCTTTTTCCGAAGGCCGAAATTGCACTGAGCGTAAAAATTGATATAACAAACACGGGGAATTTGGGGAAATCGCTCCTGCCTGTGAAAGCAGGGGGACCGGAAGAATGAAAATTACCGGAAAACAACTGTTCTGGACGTTGTGGATGCTGGAAGTTGGTATGAATCTTCTAATTTCAATCGCGATTTCTGCCAAGTCTTCCAGACAGGACGTATGGCTCTCATTTCTGGTGGCAGGAGGAATAAGTCTGCTCGTTACGTATATTGCAGCTTCTGCCAGCCTGCGGCATCCTGATCAGACCATGGTCCAATATGCTGTGACTATCCTGGGAAAGTGGCCCGGCAAGCTGATTGTAATCCCTTATTTTTTGCAGTGGATTTGGGTGATGGCTATGATTTTGCGGGAAGAGTTCAGCTTTATCCGGCTGAATGTGCTGTACAAAACGCCGGACTGGATAATTATAGGTTCCATGTT
Coding sequences:
- a CDS encoding Ger(x)C family spore germination protein, with amino-acid sequence MTQMRRIIRFIALMVTITLLATGCWDREELNDRAIILSWGVDLLEDDTVLGTANFVLPKGSKSSGGSKAGGEQGGSNAFMTETAIGKNISDSGLNMQKKLSRTIFPGHRRNIFIGEKMALQGIAGVMDQFSRNPQVRPRANIFVVKDGTAQKAMSLAYQLEMNPALAVQKIQEKMGAPIARSLIDFLIAVNGPGCSVMPTVHIVQPVKTVQTENKNDSPPKPTLEIAGSAIFDKDLKLKGYLDSEEYWLRLWITGNLHQKDVTGTLEEAPAENYSLSLAEFKKKIRSDIQGDRILFNVTLQGAGTLNENNTTLDLSKSYNVKKVERAMESILLRRVEEVVAKVQKDYKCDVFELGETLHRQHPQKWKSIESEWTELFPKAEIALSVKIDITNTGNLGKSLLPVKAGGPEE